The following are from one region of the Nicotiana tomentosiformis chromosome 7, ASM39032v3, whole genome shotgun sequence genome:
- the LOC104120749 gene encoding probable E3 ubiquitin-protein ligase LOG2 encodes MGNMGSSGVNGRRRSSSRRSHPPPPPPPQPPQPEISANRYVFAAATPYPAQYPNPNAPPYYQYPGYYPPPPPAMPVPLPAPYDHHHRMDNHPGHANWVNGPGRYPCGPMMPPPAPYVEHQKAVTIRNDVNLKKETLRIEPDEDNPGKYLVAFTFDATVPGSMTVIFFAKEGEDCCLTPMKESVLPPVTFEFQKGLAQKFRQPSGTGIDLSMFEEAELSKDGEADVYPLAVKAEASPDSQSGSEDGSAASGFTNSQITQAIFEKDKGEYHVRVVKQILWVNGMRYELQEIYGIGNSVESDFDGNDPGKECVICLSEPRDTTVLPCRHMCMCSGCAKVLRFQTNRCPICRQPVERLLEIKVSEGAEE; translated from the exons ATGGGTAATATGGGAAGCAGTGGTGTGAACGGCCGGCGACGGAGCAGTAGCCGGAGGAGCCACCCACCACCGCCACCGCCACCACAACCGCCGCAGCCGGAGATAAGCGCGAACCGTTACGTGTTCGCGGCGGCAACGCCTTATCCTGCACAATACCCAAACCCTAATGCTCCGCCGTATTATCAATACCCGGGTTACTATCCGCCACCGCCGCCGGCGATGCCGGTGCCGTTACCGGCTCCATATGATCATCATCATAGGATGGACAACCACCCGGGTCATGCTAATTGGGTTAACGGGCCGGGTCGGTACCCATGTGGACCTATGATGCCTCCGCCTGCTCCATATGTGGAGCATCAAAAAGCTGTGACAATAAGAAATGATGTTAATTTGAAGAAGGAGACTCTAAGGATTGAGCCTGATGAAGATAACCCTGGCAAATACCTTGTGGCTTTCACGTTTGATGCCACTGTTCCTGGGAG CATGACTGTCATTTTCTTTGCGAAAGAAGGTGAAGATTGTTGCTTGACTCCTATGAAGGAAAGCGTGCTTCCGCCAgtaacttttgagtttcaaaaagGTTTAGCTCAGAAGTTTAGGCAACCCTCCGGAACCGGCATTGATCTTTCAATGTTTGAAGAAGCAGAATTGTCCAAAGATGGCGAGGCGGATGTGTATCCACTTGCTGTTAAGGCGGAGGCATCGCCAGATAGTCAAAGTGGATCAGAGGACGGGAGTGCAGCGTCAGGGTTCACTAATTCACAGATTACTCAAGCAATTTTCGAAAAGGACAAAGGTGAGTACCATGTTAGGGTGGTGAAGCAAATCCTCTGGGTCAATGGCATGAGGTATGAATTGCAAGAGATCTATGGTATTGGTAATTCAGTTGAAAGCGACTTCGATGGAAATGATCCTGGGAAAGAATGTGTGATATGCCTCTCTGAACCTCGGGACACTACTGTACTTCCATGTCGGCACATG TGTATGTGCAGTGGATGTGCAAAGGTTTTGAGGTTCCAGACAAATCGCTGTCCTATTTGTCGACAGCCAGTTGAGCGCCTTTTGGAGATCAAGGTCAGCGAAGGTGCTGAAGAGTAA
- the LOC104120753 gene encoding uncharacterized protein, protein MDKLGYKICKDLLKYDKEYWCRAYFIEDSKCDVIENNICETFNSWIVGPRHKSVITMLEEIRHKIMNKTIEMRKFVETWVTDIAPMARMMLKENKALSRRCKIMWNAKHGFKVDEGVYRFIVDFRTMTCTCRSWMLRGIPCQHAVCAFYDREMDSDDYVAHWYRKETFLKAYQHFIQLIPNMKMRSDSTNPSIEPPKPKPMLGRPKRCRRKVKDKPRKKYGKLSKKGVKMTCSNCQQTGHNKSGCRKGHVPRSATQQSQNILPPPPRSSQKIPSQQSNQSSICEDTSVVKRQNNNQSTRLGRGR, encoded by the exons ATGGATAAGCTTGGTTATAAGATATGTAAAGACTTGTTGAAGTATGATAAAGAGTATTGGTGTAGGGCATACTTTATAGAAGATTCAAAGTGTGATGTCATTGAAAATAATATATGTGAAACATTCAATTCTTGGATAGTAGGTCCTAGGCACAAGTCTGTTATAACTATGTTGGAAGAAATTAGACATAAAATCATGAATAAGACCATTGAAATGAGGAAGTTTGTTGAGACTTGGGTTACTGACATTGCACCAATGGCTAGGATGATGCTGAAAGAGAACAAAGCCCTTTCTAGGAGGTGTAAGATTATGTGGAATGCAAAACATGGTTTTAAAGTTGATGAAGGTGTGTACAGATTCATTGTTGATTTTAGGACCATGACATGTACTTGTAGATCATGGATGTTGAGGGGCATTCCATGTCAACATGCAGTATGTGCATTCTATGATAGAGAAATGGACTCAGATGATTATGTTGCCCACTGGTATAGGAAGGAAACTTTCCTTAAAGCTTACCAGCATTTCATTCAACTAATTCCCAACATGAAGATGCGGTCGGATTCAACAAATCCATCTATAGAGCCTCCAAAACCTAAACCTATGCTAGGTAGACCCAAGAGATGTAGGAGAAAAGTCAAGGATAAACCAAGAAAAAAGTATGGTAAACTATCAAAGAAAGGGGTAAAGATGACTTGTTCAAACTGCCAACAAACAGGACACAACAAATCTGGATGCAGGAAAGGG CATGTTCCAAGAAGTGCTACTCAACAAAGTCAAAATATTTTACCACCTCCACCAAGATCATCTCAGAAAATACCATCTCAACAAAGCAATCAATCATCTATATGTGAGGATACAAGTGTTGTCAAAAGACAAAACAACAACCAATCAACTAGGCTTGGTAGAGGAAgatga